In a single window of the Thermococcus sp. EP1 genome:
- a CDS encoding NTPase, whose amino-acid sequence MRLFVTGLPGVGKTTLVLKVAEEMQGLGLKIGGFTTQEVREKGRRVGFKIKAIDTKEEGILAWVGEGYPRVGKYVVNLEDLNRVGVSAIRRAISEADLIIIDEIGAMEYKSREFAMIINEVLKKEKPLLATVHRRYTERFRGMGKLYVLTTENREKIKDEVVKELKALFSFKD is encoded by the coding sequence ATGAGACTCTTCGTAACCGGGTTACCGGGAGTTGGAAAGACTACTCTTGTTTTAAAAGTTGCAGAAGAAATGCAAGGCTTGGGCCTAAAGATTGGAGGGTTCACGACACAAGAAGTAAGAGAAAAAGGTAGGAGAGTAGGATTTAAGATTAAAGCAATTGACACCAAAGAAGAAGGAATCCTCGCATGGGTTGGAGAAGGCTATCCACGAGTTGGAAAATACGTCGTTAATCTTGAAGACTTAAATAGAGTCGGAGTATCTGCGATAAGAAGGGCAATAAGTGAAGCAGACCTTATAATTATTGATGAAATAGGGGCCATGGAATATAAAAGCAGGGAATTTGCTATGATAATCAACGAAGTTCTCAAAAAAGAGAAACCTCTCTTAGCAACAGTGCACAGAAGATATACAGAACGCTTTAGAGGGATGGGAAAACTCTACGTGCTTACCACTGAAAATAGAGAAAAAATTAAAGATGAAGTTGTCAAAGAACTGAAGGCATTATTCTCTTTCAAGGACTAA
- a CDS encoding cell wall-binding repeat-containing protein, whose translation MIVKKVFVGLFGILLLLSIVPTTTATEESDLTLVILVSDNEADLTLAQKLGESMNLTIFITSWGMYDPNITAEIMSAAPDKVLIIGGPAAVPKDYEEDLDDMGIEWTRIWGNDRYETNIKVLEYVLENYPEILDNVKIIIAHGRDIGALKKIKVEKAFPVYIDTNKTENQTQILAMIKVTHIVIIKTPFSENATEMMEKRIRKELKVNVTKEEANITAEMAWEAIEIAENKTLLAKELLENESVKVPAAERLLLLAEKELENAKEAYDEGKYGKAYGQAIAAKAHAEAVIRMAGEKREIMLRTNQTLRIEIRIEKLERIMTKFEKIGLNMTEERTLLEELKDAFKEGDYERAEELINQLRDMIKEKFHTEKLMIREKWKERERNKHRHDKG comes from the coding sequence ATGATAGTGAAAAAAGTATTTGTTGGGCTGTTTGGAATCCTCCTTTTGCTAAGCATAGTACCCACCACTACCGCAACTGAAGAAAGTGACCTTACTCTTGTAATACTCGTAAGTGATAATGAAGCTGACCTAACACTCGCACAAAAGTTAGGAGAGAGCATGAACCTCACAATATTCATAACATCGTGGGGAATGTACGACCCAAACATAACAGCGGAAATAATGAGCGCTGCCCCAGATAAGGTCTTAATCATAGGTGGCCCGGCGGCTGTGCCCAAGGATTATGAGGAAGATTTAGACGATATGGGAATAGAATGGACAAGAATATGGGGAAATGACAGATATGAGACAAATATTAAAGTGCTAGAGTATGTTTTGGAAAACTATCCAGAGATTTTAGATAACGTTAAGATCATTATTGCTCACGGCCGAGACATAGGTGCCCTCAAGAAAATTAAGGTCGAAAAGGCTTTTCCTGTGTATATAGACACTAACAAGACTGAGAACCAAACTCAAATACTTGCCATGATCAAGGTAACTCATATTGTAATAATAAAAACCCCATTTTCAGAAAATGCGACGGAAATGATGGAAAAAAGAATAAGGAAAGAGCTGAAAGTCAACGTAACCAAAGAGGAAGCCAACATAACAGCTGAAATGGCGTGGGAGGCCATAGAAATTGCTGAGAACAAAACATTACTTGCTAAGGAGCTATTGGAAAACGAGAGTGTGAAAGTTCCAGCTGCAGAGAGACTTCTACTCCTTGCCGAAAAGGAACTTGAAAATGCTAAAGAAGCGTATGACGAAGGAAAATACGGAAAAGCCTATGGTCAGGCAATAGCAGCCAAAGCACACGCAGAAGCAGTGATTAGAATGGCAGGTGAAAAACGAGAAATCATGCTCAGGACAAACCAAACCCTTAGAATCGAAATCAGAATAGAGAAACTCGAAAGAATCATGACAAAATTCGAGAAAATAGGACTTAACATGACGGAAGAAAGAACACTACTTGAGGAACTCAAGGATGCCTTCAAAGAAGGCGACTACGAACGAGCGGAAGAGTTAATTAACCAGTTGAGAGATATGATAAAAGAAAAGTTCCACACAGAGAAACTAATGATAAGAGAAAAATGGAAAGAGAGAGAAAGGAATAAGCATAGACACGACAAGGGTTAA
- the mtnA gene encoding S-methyl-5-thioribose-1-phosphate isomerase translates to MKIKYKPEELTRLPRSVEFRDGKVHIIDQLLLPKEFKVISLETVEEVARAIKTLQVRGAPAIGATAAYGLALLAEKSKMENKEKFLDEFYRAFEVLKNTRPTAVNLFWALNRIKDIVEEHREESLDKIKSLIIEEAHKIADEDVEANLRMGHYGAETLPEGNILTHCNAGSLATVHLGTVGAALRVMHREGKLKLLWVDETRPVLQGARLSAWEYHYDGIPLKLISDNMAGFVMQQGRVDAIIVGADRIVANGDFANKIGTYSLAVLAKEHNIPFFTIAPLSTIDMSLKSGKEIPIEERPKEEVLTCGGCKIAPDVDVYNPAFDITPHKYLTAIITDKGVVYPPFERNLKKLFE, encoded by the coding sequence ATGAAAATAAAGTATAAACCTGAGGAATTGACGAGACTTCCTAGAAGCGTGGAATTTAGAGATGGGAAAGTTCATATAATCGATCAGCTCTTGCTTCCAAAAGAGTTTAAAGTAATATCATTGGAGACTGTTGAAGAGGTAGCTAGGGCAATAAAAACTCTACAGGTTAGAGGCGCTCCGGCTATAGGTGCAACCGCTGCCTATGGACTTGCACTGCTTGCTGAAAAGAGTAAAATGGAAAATAAAGAGAAGTTTTTAGATGAGTTCTACAGAGCTTTTGAAGTTTTAAAGAATACACGGCCAACAGCTGTGAATCTTTTCTGGGCTCTTAATAGAATTAAGGATATTGTGGAAGAACACAGAGAGGAGAGCCTTGATAAAATAAAAAGCCTGATCATTGAAGAAGCACATAAAATAGCAGATGAAGACGTAGAGGCAAACCTTAGAATGGGTCACTATGGAGCTGAGACTCTTCCTGAAGGGAACATTTTAACTCACTGTAATGCCGGAAGTTTAGCAACAGTGCATCTCGGTACAGTAGGAGCAGCTTTGAGGGTAATGCACAGAGAAGGTAAATTGAAGCTCTTATGGGTGGATGAGACAAGGCCAGTTCTCCAGGGAGCCAGACTTTCAGCTTGGGAGTATCATTATGATGGGATTCCATTGAAACTGATAAGTGATAATATGGCCGGTTTTGTGATGCAACAGGGAAGAGTAGATGCAATAATTGTTGGGGCAGATAGAATTGTGGCAAATGGTGATTTTGCCAATAAGATTGGGACTTACTCTTTAGCAGTACTTGCAAAGGAGCACAATATACCCTTCTTCACGATTGCACCGTTGTCAACAATAGACATGAGTCTTAAGAGTGGTAAAGAAATCCCAATTGAAGAGAGACCAAAGGAGGAAGTTTTAACATGCGGGGGATGTAAAATAGCTCCGGATGTCGATGTTTACAATCCGGCCTTTGACATAACTCCGCACAAATATCTCACAGCAATAATCACCGATAAAGGAGTAGTCTATCCTCCTTTCGAGAGAAATTTAAAGAAACTCTTTGAATAA
- a CDS encoding iron-containing alcohol dehydrogenase — translation MKFFGLKTRIIIGEGSLRYVQSIARNYERVMVLSSKSMRIHGFLNEVMDYVEEAGAEVDAIEGLPAEPDYEDVEELIPRVKAFSPDLLIALGGGSVIDITKAVKVFYDAPELSFEEVAFFSRFTKPVKVIPKLKTPLVAIPSTSGAGSEVSAASVLRKDGVKYNLVSYEIAPEYAILDPRLPRTMPEDVARNSGLDVLVHGIEAYTTNATTPFSDAMAIKAIKTVFKWLPLSVKGDEKARENVHYAATMAGIAFLNARLGMCHSMSHKAAWIAPHGLLNAIFLPYVIEFNMKSEYARKKYAEIAREVGFNTAEELIEVVKEFNEMLGVPALNKVVNEDIFLLKLDEMADMAYADPLISFNPVEPSVGDIKELYRKAYYAE, via the coding sequence ATGAAGTTCTTTGGCTTAAAAACAAGGATAATAATTGGAGAAGGAAGCCTTCGATATGTTCAGAGTATTGCGAGAAATTATGAGAGAGTTATGGTCCTTTCCAGCAAATCTATGCGAATTCACGGATTTCTCAATGAGGTTATGGACTATGTAGAGGAAGCGGGAGCAGAGGTGGATGCCATAGAAGGTTTACCTGCTGAACCTGATTATGAAGATGTTGAAGAGTTAATACCGAGGGTTAAGGCTTTTTCTCCAGATTTGCTCATAGCTCTTGGAGGGGGAAGTGTAATAGATATCACAAAGGCCGTAAAGGTCTTCTATGATGCACCAGAACTTAGTTTTGAGGAGGTAGCATTTTTTAGTAGGTTTACGAAGCCTGTAAAGGTTATACCAAAACTTAAAACTCCATTAGTGGCAATACCCTCTACAAGTGGGGCTGGAAGCGAAGTTTCTGCTGCGAGTGTGCTCAGAAAAGACGGAGTAAAATACAACCTTGTTTCCTACGAGATTGCTCCGGAGTATGCAATTCTTGATCCACGGTTACCAAGAACAATGCCGGAGGACGTTGCGAGAAATTCAGGTTTAGACGTTTTAGTTCATGGAATTGAGGCGTACACCACTAATGCTACAACTCCATTCAGTGATGCCATGGCAATAAAAGCAATAAAGACTGTTTTTAAATGGCTTCCACTGTCTGTTAAAGGGGATGAGAAAGCTAGGGAGAACGTCCATTATGCGGCAACAATGGCTGGGATAGCATTTTTAAATGCTCGTCTTGGCATGTGCCATAGTATGAGCCATAAAGCCGCTTGGATAGCTCCACATGGTCTGCTTAATGCGATCTTCTTGCCATATGTAATTGAATTCAACATGAAGAGTGAGTATGCAAGGAAAAAGTATGCAGAGATAGCTAGAGAGGTTGGATTTAATACAGCTGAGGAACTTATTGAAGTTGTGAAGGAATTCAATGAGATGCTTGGTGTTCCAGCACTTAATAAAGTGGTGAATGAGGACATATTCCTCTTGAAACTTGATGAAATGGCAGATATGGCCTATGCTGACCCCTTGATAAGTTTTAACCCTGTTGAACCAAGTGTGGGTGATATTAAAGAACTTTACAGAAAGGCGTACTATGCCGAGTAG